In the genome of Arachis stenosperma cultivar V10309 chromosome 6, arast.V10309.gnm1.PFL2, whole genome shotgun sequence, the window cctttaatttttgcaaGTAGATAATTGTGTTTTATTCCTATCAGTTATGTGTATTCTTTCTAACACAAACttgaatattattttaattgaaaaattatttttactaagtAATGACAGTATAAATGAAATTAAGATACCAATATAAAGTTTGTGataaatacatacatacatatctTATGATGATTCTTTTCTATATTGACAATGACTGCATATATGTATTCATTCAAAGAATGAATTATCCACATACAAgattatttgaaaaaagatcATAGAATTCATTAGAAgtttaatttataaatagaaTCAACTTGGCaaggaaaaaaataatcaaataagaATTTTATCTGTAGAATGAATCAACATCAGGAGATGTAATTGAGATATATTAAGAATTATTAATTGCTGATATAGAAACTTGAATAAATAAGATTAAACAAAAAGCATAATGCTTAGCTTGATGACCCGTTTTGTTTTGAATATTCAATTTGATTTCCTATTTTGTATTTAAGGatagaatcaatcatatatatatatatatatataaatgaaaATGTAgtcaattaaatattttatttatcaacaAACCAATTAAAGAATTTAATCAAGATATTATGAGAATCAAATCACTGTTATAAATTTACACTTAtctctttttaataattattcttTAATGGTAGCATAGCATGCAAAGCTTCTCATTGCTATATATTCCTTTGAAGAATTTTCTTGATTATTACAAAATTTCGTCATAAAAACATGAATAAAGCTCTAGCATTAGTTGCTTCTTCATTCTTGATTTTGTTGTTGGCTTCTCCAACAGTTTTTGCAACAGATTACACTGTTGGAGATGCCTCTGGATGGACCCTTGGAGTTGATTACACCAAATGGGTTGCAGGGAAACAATTCAAAGTTGGTGATACTCTAAGTGAGTCTCCTTTCTTCTGCATTTTAtacttatttaatttgattttaggatttgtttggataaatttttatgataagatttttttaaaagattttttacaaaaataaaaataattttaaaattagatatctaatgtaaaaaaaaaaatttattttattatatttaagtataataatataaaaatattatttatttatttattatgttaaagacatttttttaagtaaaaaaatctttaaaaaaatataaattataacttaaaaaaCATTCTGATGTTTTTATCTTTATTACTAAAATTTTGTTAAACATACCAAAAAATAAAGTATATCATTTTTATTAAGATTGTCAAAATAGTTTAGAGTCGTAGGATCAATCTATTTATCCATTTAAATGAGTActtttttgtctttaaaatttGAGCCAAACAAGTTAAATTTGATTAACccaaaaaaataatagattAAATAGATTTGGACTACTGATTAAATAGACAAtccatttttttttgtatttttaaaaaataatttagtattttttttaatattcccCCTAATCTAATCCAAAAATACGACCTGAACCTTGTTTCCCCCTAAAAGAACTTTGTTTCTATAAAgttttttactaaaaaaaagtAGCATTCTTTGTCAAAAGATTgtctttttttataaaattatatttttttatattaaaaaaataaaaaataaaccaaTCAACCTGTAAAAATGGTCATAAACGATCTGAACTTGAAAATTAAAACTCGtgaataaacaaaaaataaatagattCACACGTAGACCTACGAACTTAAAccaattaaatttaaaaaagctAGACTAATTTGTTTGAtggtatttatattttaatatatattatatagatTTTCGGTGTATATATAACATGACTAGTTCATATTATGAATTTATGATACATACTTAGAGCTAGACATAACCACCTATATACCAAAATATTACAATTTCTTTGTAACTCTTGGAACAAAAATGACCAAATTTGTTGTTTGCAAATAACTAATTAAGCATTCAAGTATTCCCCAAGCTTCCACCAACTGGACGAAGTGAGCGAAAGTGACTTCAATAGCTGCAATCCAAGCAAACCAATCAGAAACCACAGAGATGGCAACACCAAGATCACACTTTCGAAGGCAGGGCGCTTCTTCTTCTGCCCAATCGGTAATCACTGCTCTCgctccatgaaacttgcagtcaCTGTTGGTGCTTGAATGCGGCAAGTTTTCGTTCGGAACGAAATAGAGTTAGGAGGTTAATGTATCCGCTCTTATCTGTTCtggtatatataatatatatataaaagttaatACAGAATAAAGTATGATAGGATATATAGTGCGAAAATTTACCTAAATTCATTGTATGTTGTCATCCCTAGATTCTAGTGGTGTTACCCAATTTGTTGGGGATTCGGttggttcttcttcttttgttcttggattTGCATGTGTTATGGGGAAGAGGCACGCACAGCGTGTAACCAAAATAGTTAGTttcatttaattattttacaGTCGAATTTTTCTCCCCAAATTCGACGGTAATGATcattccagttttttttttcctctaaTTATTATCGGCAAATTTACCGTCAAAAATTCAAATTCGACGGTAACTTTTTTACTCGACGAATATATTACCACATTTGTTAAAAAATCTACTGATAAATCCGTTACTAATCCCTAATGCTAAATCAAACAGTAAATATGatgatatttattattttttttgtaatgtTAATTACAATAATTAAGATCATtgttatataaattatatagtataaaatatttaatttgtgattataattaatatatatattatccaTAAATAGACTAGAAAATAATTTCTAATAACTTATAAGTATTTCTTGTCTTATTTGAAGAATCTATTACAACTATTTAGAAATCTATAAAAGAATATAAGTCCACAATTTATATtcaaacaattaataaagaatgtaaaccccttttctttttttttaaataatgggAGAAGAATAATCGTATAATTGAAGTATACATGTAagttaacaataataattatttggAATTAGGGGTGTCAGTGGATCGGATCGTATCCGCAGATTCGCGGTAAATATCGATATTCGATCTAAAAATTGCGGATacgatccgatccgcaaattGATCGGATCGGATCGCAGATCTCTACTCTACATCCGTGAATCCGCAGATCcgcacaataataattaaaaataaataaatatatatgtttagtattatatttacttgtttgtatgttttagttagtaattattattcatatattgtattattttatttttgttatttagaaagagtttaattaaaaatattttaggaataaataagtttaaaagtataaaaaaatatttttatttaatttttttacataaaaatatgattaaaaagaaaaagtttaaTTATGCGGATACATTCGATATCCGATCCGTGCAGATTGGATCGAATCGAATCTGACACTAAAAAACGTGGATATCATATCCGATCTGATCCGATGAAAATTGTGTGGATCGAATCAAATTTTTGACCATATCTAATCCAATCCATCTGCGGACACCCCTATTTAGAACCTTGTAAAAGAATTTAAATCACAACCCTTATTATAAGGGTTAGTGAAGAATGTAAACGCCCCTatttaaagaattaaaaaaaaaaaaaagtaaaaagagGATAACGAAAAGGCACAACAAACCTTGGATTAAGTAAAAGGAAAATGATTTTGATCTAGGAATGCTAGAATGCAAAGAAATAGGGGAAGGATAATTGtattcttgaaagaatgagttGAAAAGAAAGTGTGCATGCGAAGATGAAGTTGTTAACGGAAGTTGGTGATATAATGACACAAACATAACGGTGTGAATCTGAAAACCGTTTCATCATCATGTTATAATGACTTTAATGTAATTGTAGTAGTTGGGGACTTGGGGgtaaaatagaaaagaagaaattggacagtaaattttttcaatcacctttatatattgttataaatATTAATGACTCAAAATTATAATTGAGTATTTATTTAGATatcattaaattaataaaaaatttataaaaaaaagaatttttatttattttttaatatatttaataaatttctaataataaaaataaaaaattgaaaaattataatttatattttttaaattttttttaaagatttttttaaaaaaatattttttacataataaataaacaaaatatttttatattattatattcaaacataattaatagataaaattttttttgtataaaatatttaaatataaaattatttttattgtttttataatatttttttttaaaaataattcaaaaatatttttttaaatttattcaaataaactcttaaaattgaaaatttagaatttaaaattttgaggttaaaatttaaattttaaattttaaagttgaAGAAATGCAGCGATCTTTATTTTGTATGGAGTGCATTGCTCAACATTAGTATTGGCGGTTggactaaaaaataaaaaatttaaattgtaaaaaaatatctgatctaattataattatagaattaattgatttgttataaaaagaaagaaatgctGACTGAAATTATTCTAAAGGCAATCaatttagtcaccaaaaaaaaaagcaatcaATTTGTTGCTCCTTCACCGTATCCAAATGCCACGAACTGAACCATTAAATAAGTCAACAATGGTATGATTATTATTGGAGGAGCAGTAATGTTCTCTTCAAAAAGGTTAAGCCGTTAAGTCTTAAGCCTTCCAACCTCTAgacatttatatttatttaatcagATAAGTAAGTTAATTATTCCaccaatttaaattaattaaatatagtGTATATATATTACTTAATAATTAATCAAGTTATTTGTTTTGGTTTTATACTGGTCACGCTATTTTCTATTCTTTTGGtgattgaaataaattaagattatttttaaaatttttttaaagtgaataaaattttatataaaaaagttgtaattttattattatatttgtcaTAATATTTATCATCGTGTTTGTATCTCTTATAATTAAACGAAAGTTAATACGCCAATTCTAATAcatgatatctcttattttgagCACCAATGGATTAATAAACTTAAAATCATCTTGAGTAATAAGATTAAATATTTTCACACAATCTGTCTCATAAATAACATCTCGTTGACCCACATCTCAAGTTAAGAGATATTCTCTCTAAATAGCAAACAATTCTCCTTGAAAAATACTATTACTCTCAATTATTTTCAAACACTTCATTTGCCAACTCCTATTACAATCTCTAAtaacacaagcaaaaccaacactatcacttaaaccaaaataactagcatcacaattaatcttaaaagtaTCGATAAatagaaaattctaaaaaccatttagaataaagaaaaagaacgtacgttgtaattcaaaaatattcctaaaCTTCTTTTCTGAAGTtaatgtcaaaaaaaaaaataaaaattttatttaaaaatttatcgaTAAACTAATGAATTATTGCATCTTCCGTACAAAATTCAAAACCCCTTAAACAAAGGCGCTTAACAATATGTCAAACACTAACAGAAAAAAGTGGagattttttgtttctttcaaatttattagttataaagtacaaaaaatataaaaaaaaacagcTTAAAAGAATCTTCCTATGCCCCCCTTCACTAGTACCATGTTATGCAATTTTGTGCAAGTTTTCTTAGGTGCGATGTCAATGCTACGATAGAAAGTgagaaaaaagaacaaaaaaaaaaaaaacaagtaaaAAACAAAGAGAGTGCAAGATTTTGTACTTGCATGCTGAAAATGGTGGCATGGTGTGGCCACTTGGCCCTCGTAATAACGATAACAATGACATGATGAGATGGATGAATAAGAAATAATGATGCAGAAACAAAGGCAGAAAGTGCTCTTTCTTTTACAATGTTGGCTTTGGAATGAAGCAACTCACCAGACACTCCTCAATTTCCCTCCTCTCTCTCATTCAtatcaactcaattttttttaattgacaAAACTAACCTCGtaatctaaaatttaaactcCAAATGTTAAGTAATTGAGTTTAATTTGTGGTAAAAACTCAGATGAAGTTGACTTCATATGAAGTTGATACCTAAGAGtcgttaaataaaaatttagtcaaatcaatcaaattatttatcggctctcagatatcaacttcacataaagtCGACTTTACCTGAATTTCTACCTTAATTTTTACgttttataatttgatttgatattCAACTTTTAGACTTACCTTcttaaaaaacaaaagaaatcaCTTTCATTGTTACTTGACTAAGAACATGTTTTTAATCATTATAAAAATAccttttttttaagaaaaattatttgttaaaatataattgagtagaaaattgtaaataaattataatcaaAACTTATCATTTAAGATAAAAAAGCTTATCaactaaataatattttgaaacatAAGATTATAagcaaaaatttattttgtgaattataatgatttactaatttaacctcaactattaaatattaaataataataataatacaaacaACTATGTTATACTTACTTTTGTAATTATATTACTTAAAATAGGTTTTTCATATATTCTAAACAAAATAGATTATGTTAAATTACTTTTTAGTTAAAATGTGTAAATACAAAttaatgagtttaattttgatgttttgatggtataaaatattttttaaagttatttAATCACATTCTTTCTGTTGAAATATCACTTATgcgattaatttaaaaaatagttctttttatttatttatgtgattagataattttgtaaaaaatattttacactatATAATACATCAAAACTGAATTCTAAATGAAATATCACATGATCATTTATGTTAAAAGATTAGAATAAGGTAACAATTAGATTAGTTCTTGaagaaaagattttaattttgtccTCTACGATAATAAACAGTGGATacatagataaataaacatCTCATGTTATAAAACCATTTTAATTTTGGGGTTCACTAAGGATCGAACTCCTGACCTTCCGGATCTAGAACTCTAATATCATATCatgaaaccactcatcccaaaaacgTAATCTAATATGACAGtgtaacactaatgattatatctctaatacttcctaaacctccattgtacgcATTGTACGCTTAAGCCATTAACTTTGTATACTTTCCCTATAAAAAATTATCACATagataacaatttttaaagtgAAACTTCACCTATTTTAATACTATTCATGGTAAGTACCAAATAGAGAACAATTGATAAATATTATATAGAAACTCAAAAAATAATCCAAAACTATATCGTGCTCATACTCATGTGACAACAACAACATACGCACCattataaataacaaaatacaTAAACAATTCTATTTCGATTTATCTTTAccctaaaaattaattatatcaaaaaattattcaaataaattcaATGTTTAAACGTTCCCAAATACGGTATACCCTAAATGTTTGCTCAATCATAAACATTTCCATCTTATTCTACCCCCACCCAAATAAACCTGagttatataattttattatttttttttatctgtagtagtatcttcttcttttttttcaaagaattttttttgtttactctctcaatttaaaaaaaatatatatattccctcttaatttaaaaaaaaaaaaaactctggGCAAATGAGGTAGTGAGGTAGAGGTAGATTCCTGAGCAggcaataaaatagaataaaagaaaagaaaagaaaagaaaataaataagagcACAAGAAACTACAAGGAGTTAGGTTCCTCTGACAAAGGTAGTCAGAATCGATCACACAGCTTTTCTTTCGTACTTCGCTTTCTCAGAGGTTCGTTCCAAAGGGAACATCGTCAATCTTCACGAaagctctcttctttttcttttcttttcttttctttcttctcatAACCCTAATaacttcttctcttctcttttgattttggATCTTGGAAACAAAAAACGGCGGagaccttcttcttcttcttcttcttctcctgtTCTTCCACCCCCTCACCCCAATTCTCGTCGATCTTAATTCCTGATCTTACCCCCACTTTTTGGTTCCCTTTTCAGGTTCCTGTGTTCTCAGAGTTCTTGCGGAGCACAGCATCAGCTGTAAACAAAGGTAAAAGCTTTTTTCCACTGATTTTGTTTGtgatttctttttcttagaaaagaaaaaagattactTTACATACTTGATTATTCTCTTTGCTGCTGCTGCTGGTTTCTTAGGTTAATTTTGGCGAATTCTCCCTTTATGTGAAATTGGCATGTGATGGGAACTTAAAAACACATAATTCTCTTTTATCTTTTGTTATTAGAAAATATTGGAAGCTGAAAGTTTCTATTGTTATGGAAAATATCAAGCACATGGTTAAAATCCCAATTCTTCTCTGAATAAGGGATGAATTACAGATCCCCGGATGATGGGTGTTGTTTGGAGATATGAATTTCTTAGCGGATTTTCTTCATGTTTTGTGGATTTTGGATGTCCTTTGATCTTTGGGGCCATATAGGAAGCTTATTAAATGGAAATTATTTGGTCGGATTTgatatttattttgctttaaGAACTGTTAGTTATATCACACATGTTGCCTTTACATAGGTCTTTTCCGGATCCCAATTTTCTTCTCCCCAAAGCAATAtattgtgtttgccttgaatgATTATACATAAGTAACTTTTTTCATGATTTATGCTTTCCTTGAAAATGGGATGCCTGTTTTTTGTCTGCATTTCGTGCTTGTGTCATTTTCGATCTTGACACTGAGTCGAGAGCACTGCTTTGGAGGTCGAATTTCTCATTGCCGGCACTTTAGATTGTTCTCATGATATATTTATTAGTACGTTGACAAATTCACTTTAATGATTACACGATTCGTTGTTTTCTGATGCACATGTAGCATGGGCTTTGACTTGTTTGATTTCAATTGTAACAGAATGGATCATCAAGGGCATGGCCAAAACCCATCCATGGGGGTTGTCAGTAGTGGGGCTCAACTAACGTATGGTTCTAATCCGTACCAGCCAAACCAAATGACTGGGGCACCAGGGTCAGTTGTTACATCGGTTGGGAACATGCTAAGCGGTCAACCTGCTGGAGCTCAACTGGGACAACATCAACTTGCTTATCAGCATATTCATCAGCAACAACAGCAGCAACTTCAGCAACAACTACAGGCTTTTTGGGCAAATCAATACCAAGAAATTGAGAAGGTAACTGATTTCAAGAACCACAGTCTCCCCTTGGCAAGGATCAAGAAGATTATGAAGGCTGATGAGGATGTTAGAATGATATCGGCTGAGGCACCTGTCATATTTGCAAGGGCATGCGAAATGTTCATTTTAGAGTTAACCCTGCGTTCTTGGAATCACACTGAAGAGAACAAAAGAAGAACCCTTCAGAAAAATGATATTGCTGCTGCAATCACGAGGACCGATATCTTTGATTTCTTGGTTGATATTGTGCCTCGTGAGGACTTGAAAGATGAAGTGCTAGCATCGATCCCAAGAGGAACAATGCCTGTTGCAGGGCCAGCTGATGCAATGCCTTACTGTTATATGCCGCCTCAACATGCACCTCAAGTTGGACCTGCAGGTGTCATAATGGGTAAGCCTGTGATGGACCCAAATATGTACGCTCAGCAATCTCATCCCTACATGGCTCCACAAATGTGGCCGCAGCCACCAGACCAACGACAATCATCTCCGGATCATTAGCTGCTACATTGTGATTGTGACATTCAAGTTAAGGTGAACCTTTTAGACTCTCACTTAGTCTTTAATTTCCATATCAGTTTCTTGAATGGAATTTAATAGTTCACCCAACTCTGTTTGCATGGCTCTTTCATAACCGAAATGTTCCATGCTTGAACCTGTTGCTTCCTTTTCATAACTTCGGGTCTGATATCTTAGTACCTACACTTCATGGCTTGCAGGTTGCTACCGAGTGCAGGGGTGGTTTGGAAGGTCCATAGCGATCAGAATTCGTAGCTGAAGATAGTTTAAATGCAATGCAGACCCTAAACATATGTAGATATTGTGCTAGTTTAAACTAAAATTATCTTTGGTTAAGCTGGTTAAGATGGTGTATTTCTTAATTTTCTGGTTTTCAGATTATAGATGGAATACAGGATCCGATTTTTACTTATATGTAGCAACGTTATAAACTTGAACACTTAGGATCAATGCCATCTCTATTATTATCTTCATTGATGCTTCCTTTATACAGGTGATTACCTTTGTGGTGGAACTATAGTGAGTTGTGTCACGTTCAAATCACACCATCAGATTTGTGTATGAATCAGTCCATATAGTAGGGACGGTTTctatttattct includes:
- the LOC130933552 gene encoding uncharacterized protein LOC130933552, with protein sequence MNKALALVASSFLILLLASPTVFATDYTVGDASGWTLGVDYTKWVAGKQFKVGDTLNSSGVTQFVGDSVGSSSFVLGFACVMGKRHAQRVPVFSEFLRSTASAVNKEKKKDYFTYLIILFAAAAGFLG
- the LOC130935286 gene encoding nuclear transcription factor Y subunit C-9-like, which encodes MDHQGHGQNPSMGVVSSGAQLTYGSNPYQPNQMTGAPGSVVTSVGNMLSGQPAGAQLGQHQLAYQHIHQQQQQQLQQQLQAFWANQYQEIEKVTDFKNHSLPLARIKKIMKADEDVRMISAEAPVIFARACEMFILELTLRSWNHTEENKRRTLQKNDIAAAITRTDIFDFLVDIVPREDLKDEVLASIPRGTMPVAGPADAMPYCYMPPQHAPQVGPAGVIMGKPVMDPNMYAQQSHPYMAPQMWPQPPDQRQSSPDH